The following are encoded together in the Planococcus antarcticus DSM 14505 genome:
- a CDS encoding YybS family protein codes for MQNQQTRQLTNGAMMAAVFTVLLAISVYVPVLSIVSTLILALPVAWYSAKYPWKASALFAAVCLVLSFIIGGLLSLPLGLTFIPFGLAIGISIYYKKSKLFMFMGASIVLLVALMVQYVASIALFGMNVLEEFKATFEQFFEQTGSLMESMDAPESSMEDYNEFVVQFQFMFDTLLPVLMVLSVFILVWVLLLILLPILKRLGIAAPKFPPFRNMKLPKSVLWYYLIVLLVSLLSDFEQGTMAYMIFINATVLLQFLLFLQGISFYHFYIHQEGWPKWVTVLVTLLALPLQSFTSIIGIVDLGFDIRGWVKRAHDFKGK; via the coding sequence ATGCAAAATCAACAAACGCGTCAACTTACAAACGGGGCAATGATGGCGGCAGTGTTTACCGTCCTGCTGGCAATCTCGGTATACGTGCCTGTGTTGAGTATAGTAAGCACTTTGATTCTAGCATTACCGGTCGCCTGGTACAGCGCAAAGTACCCATGGAAAGCCTCTGCGCTTTTTGCAGCAGTCTGTCTGGTGCTGTCGTTTATTATCGGCGGCCTTTTGTCATTACCACTTGGGTTGACCTTTATACCGTTTGGCTTGGCAATTGGTATTTCGATTTATTATAAGAAAAGCAAATTATTCATGTTCATGGGTGCCAGTATTGTTCTGCTGGTGGCCTTGATGGTCCAATACGTGGCTTCCATTGCGCTTTTTGGCATGAATGTATTGGAAGAGTTTAAAGCAACATTTGAGCAGTTCTTCGAGCAAACAGGTTCTTTGATGGAAAGTATGGATGCTCCGGAATCTTCTATGGAAGATTACAATGAATTTGTTGTGCAGTTTCAGTTTATGTTTGATACCTTGCTGCCGGTATTAATGGTATTAAGTGTCTTCATATTGGTATGGGTGCTGTTGCTGATCTTGCTGCCAATTTTAAAGCGTCTTGGAATTGCGGCTCCTAAGTTTCCGCCTTTCCGGAACATGAAATTGCCAAAATCTGTTTTATGGTATTATTTAATCGTGTTGCTTGTTTCACTGTTGTCGGATTTCGAACAAGGAACAATGGCGTACATGATTTTCATCAATGCAACTGTGCTGCTTCAATTCTTGCTATTCCTGCAGGGTATTTCTTTTTATCACTTCTACATCCACCAGGAAGGCTGGCCGAAGTGGGTGACAGTGCTGGTAACTTTGCTGGCATTGCCATTGCAGTCGTTTACGAGTATTATCGGAATCGTAGATCTTGGATTTGATATCCGAGGTTGGGTCAAGCGGGCACACGATTTTAAAGGAAAATAA
- the rpsR gene encoding 30S ribosomal protein S18, with protein MAPRRGGKKRKKVCYFTSNNITHIDYKDTDLLKKFISERGKILPRRVTGTSAKWQRKLTIAIKRSRIMALLPFVAEER; from the coding sequence ATGGCACCACGTCGCGGAGGAAAAAAACGGAAAAAGGTTTGTTACTTCACTTCCAACAACATCACGCACATTGACTATAAAGATACTGACCTGTTGAAGAAATTTATTTCTGAAAGAGGAAAAATCTTGCCACGTCGTGTTACAGGCACTAGCGCTAAATGGCAACGTAAGTTGACAATCGCTATCAAACGCTCTCGTATCATGGCACTTCTACCGTTTGTTGCGGAAGAAAGATAA
- the ssb gene encoding single-stranded DNA-binding protein → MINRVVLVGRLTKDPDLRYTPSGAAVARFTLAVNRTFSNAQGERETDFINCTVWRKQAENTANFLKKGSLAGVEGRIQTGSYEGQDGKRVYTTEVVADSVQFLEPKSANTDRSQGQQPSNQQNQSPSPSQQNHTRVDEDPFSSGSGPIEVSDDDLPF, encoded by the coding sequence ATGATTAACCGAGTTGTTTTAGTCGGAAGACTGACAAAAGATCCAGATCTTCGTTACACACCAAGCGGCGCTGCAGTTGCTCGCTTTACACTTGCTGTAAACCGGACATTCTCGAACGCTCAAGGTGAACGCGAAACTGATTTCATTAATTGTACCGTTTGGCGCAAACAAGCTGAAAACACAGCGAATTTCCTGAAAAAAGGAAGTTTGGCTGGCGTTGAAGGCCGAATCCAGACAGGTAGCTACGAGGGACAAGACGGGAAACGCGTTTATACGACAGAAGTAGTGGCAGATAGTGTTCAATTCCTTGAACCGAAAAGCGCCAATACGGACCGTTCACAAGGACAGCAGCCTTCCAATCAACAGAACCAATCACCGAGCCCAAGTCAGCAAAACCATACTCGTGTAGACGAAGATCCATTCTCGAGTGGCAGCGGTCCGATCGAAGTATCGGATGACGATTTACCGTTCTAA
- the rpsF gene encoding 30S ribosomal protein S6 encodes MREYELMYIIQPAIEEEAKKALVERFNDMLTSNGAEIIESKEWGKRRLAYEINDLREGFYQIVKLNAGSEAINEYTRLANINEDIIRHIAVRKDA; translated from the coding sequence ATGAGAGAATATGAATTAATGTATATCATTCAGCCTGCAATTGAAGAGGAAGCGAAAAAAGCTCTAGTTGAGCGTTTTAACGACATGCTTACTTCGAACGGTGCTGAAATCATCGAGTCGAAAGAGTGGGGTAAACGTCGTTTAGCTTATGAAATCAACGATTTACGTGAAGGTTTCTACCAAATCGTAAAATTAAACGCTGGTTCTGAAGCTATCAACGAATACACACGTCTTGCGAACATTAACGAAGACATTATTCGTCATATCGCTGTACGCAAAGACGCGTAA
- a CDS encoding DUF3267 domain-containing protein, whose product MTPSHIIELKMDEIAPKALWFNAVLLVVFAAAYHFFNEPLSFRFSLAGILLFLLGYVVLIVVHELFHLIGFVLFGKVPVSSLNYGVNLKMGIAYATTNRPVQNRAMRKALLLPFWTTAFIPTVSGFALDNQVLVLLGAMLTAGAFGDFIMYHELRKQKNTAWIVDDPSLPRLHVYDHYPENGSVD is encoded by the coding sequence ATGACCCCCTCCCATATAATTGAGCTAAAAATGGATGAGATCGCCCCCAAAGCGCTTTGGTTTAATGCCGTTTTGCTGGTTGTGTTTGCAGCCGCTTACCATTTCTTCAATGAACCATTATCGTTTCGCTTTTCATTGGCGGGCATATTATTGTTTCTGCTTGGCTACGTAGTTTTGATTGTTGTGCATGAGCTTTTTCATTTAATTGGTTTTGTGCTGTTTGGAAAAGTTCCTGTTTCTTCATTGAATTATGGTGTAAATCTAAAAATGGGTATCGCCTACGCTACTACCAATAGACCTGTTCAAAATCGTGCCATGCGCAAAGCCTTGTTGTTGCCTTTTTGGACGACAGCCTTTATCCCTACCGTATCAGGATTTGCTTTAGACAATCAAGTGCTTGTTCTACTGGGTGCGATGCTGACGGCTGGAGCTTTTGGTGACTTTATCATGTACCACGAATTACGCAAACAAAAAAACACGGCATGGATCGTTGATGATCCTTCGCTGCCGCGCCTTCATGTTTACGATCATTATCCTGAAAATGGCAGCGTCGACTAA
- a CDS encoding gamma-glutamylcyclotransferase family protein produces the protein MLLFAYGTLKQGGKYHCYLEEAELVEEQAMGKGTLYDTGMGYPAMVLSGTDQIEGEIYDIPDVLWPALDYLEDYSGDPKTDLYDKVTIEAKASNHSFETIAYIAKDEKLLKQQISTGKWKVLHPVF, from the coding sequence ATGTTGTTATTTGCATACGGAACGTTGAAGCAGGGCGGGAAGTATCATTGCTATTTAGAAGAAGCTGAATTGGTGGAAGAACAAGCAATGGGAAAAGGAACTTTGTATGATACAGGAATGGGCTATCCGGCAATGGTATTGTCAGGTACGGATCAAATTGAAGGGGAGATCTATGACATCCCAGACGTTCTATGGCCCGCGTTGGATTACCTTGAGGATTATTCAGGAGATCCCAAAACAGATTTATACGATAAAGTGACAATCGAAGCAAAAGCGAGCAATCATTCTTTTGAAACGATCGCTTATATCGCTAAAGACGAAAAATTGCTGAAACAACAGATTTCAACAGGGAAATGGAAAGTTCTCCATCCCGTGTTCTAG
- the ychF gene encoding redox-regulated ATPase YchF, translated as MALTAGIVGLPNVGKSTLFNAITKAGAEAANYPFCTIDPNVGIVEVPDERLDKLTELVDPKKTVPTAFEFTDIAGIVEGASKGEGLGNKFLSHIREVDAICQVVRCFADDNITHVTGKVDPISDIEVINLELVLADMESIEKRIARAAKLVKQKDKDAVAEEPVLMKLREAFENGDLARSIEFTEDELRIAKGLNLLTLKPMLYVANVSEDEIADADNNEYVQKVREFAAKDNADVIVICAKIEEEMAELEDEEKEMFLEELGIKESGLDQLVKASYNLLGLATYFTAGVQEVRAWTFKKGMKAPQCAGVIHSDFERGFIRAETVAYDELVETGSMAAAKEAGKVRQEGKEYIVKDGDVMLFRFNV; from the coding sequence ATGGCATTAACTGCAGGGATTGTAGGATTACCAAATGTGGGGAAATCCACATTATTCAATGCAATAACTAAAGCGGGCGCAGAAGCAGCAAACTACCCGTTCTGTACAATAGATCCGAACGTTGGGATTGTTGAAGTTCCCGATGAGCGTCTTGATAAATTGACAGAATTGGTGGATCCGAAAAAAACCGTTCCAACAGCTTTCGAATTTACCGATATTGCAGGAATTGTTGAAGGTGCCAGTAAAGGCGAAGGACTCGGGAACAAATTCCTGTCTCACATTCGTGAAGTCGACGCGATTTGCCAAGTGGTTCGCTGCTTCGCTGACGATAACATTACCCACGTAACCGGAAAAGTGGATCCGATTTCTGATATTGAAGTCATTAACTTGGAATTGGTATTGGCGGATATGGAAAGTATTGAAAAACGCATTGCACGCGCAGCGAAATTAGTGAAACAAAAAGATAAGGACGCTGTTGCAGAAGAACCTGTCCTGATGAAATTACGTGAAGCTTTTGAAAACGGTGATTTAGCGCGTTCGATCGAATTCACAGAAGACGAGTTGCGCATTGCGAAAGGCTTGAATTTACTGACACTCAAACCGATGCTTTACGTGGCAAACGTCTCAGAAGACGAAATCGCAGATGCCGATAACAACGAATACGTTCAAAAGGTTCGTGAATTCGCTGCTAAAGACAATGCGGATGTTATCGTAATTTGTGCAAAGATCGAAGAAGAAATGGCTGAACTAGAAGACGAAGAAAAAGAAATGTTCCTGGAAGAGTTGGGCATCAAAGAATCTGGTTTGGACCAATTGGTCAAAGCCTCATACAACTTGCTTGGGTTAGCAACTTATTTTACAGCGGGCGTTCAAGAAGTTCGTGCCTGGACATTTAAAAAAGGCATGAAAGCACCACAATGTGCCGGTGTTATTCACTCTGACTTCGAACGCGGATTCATCCGCGCTGAAACGGTTGCCTACGATGAACTAGTTGAAACCGGCTCAATGGCGGCAGCAAAAGAAGCAGGGAAAGTACGTCAAGAAGGCAAAGAATACATCGTCAAAGACGGCGACGTAATGCTATTTAGATTTAACGTTTAA
- a CDS encoding DUF951 domain-containing protein, translated as MEMKEFGLNDVVEMKKGHPCGANAWKIIRMGADVRIKCEGCQHSVMLPRMEFNKKMKKVLIKAEAE; from the coding sequence ATGGAAATGAAGGAGTTTGGGCTGAACGATGTAGTTGAAATGAAGAAAGGCCATCCGTGTGGAGCCAATGCCTGGAAGATTATTCGCATGGGGGCTGACGTCCGGATTAAATGTGAGGGTTGTCAGCATAGCGTGATGCTGCCACGTATGGAATTCAATAAAAAGATGAAAAAGGTTTTAATTAAAGCCGAAGCAGAATGA
- a CDS encoding mechanosensitive ion channel family protein has product MNVEKITQRILDVISNEAMWIDLAVIFLKVILITIAAVVAVKVLRVLIRKTFSVRIKGPLLYNERRQQTLSKLLSNVVAYVVYFIAGVSILSTFTIDITGLIAGAGVLGLAIGFGAQNLVRDVITGFFIIFEDQFSVGDYVRIGAAEGTVEEIGLRTTKVKAWTGELFIFPNGTITDVVNFSIHNSIAVVDVNISYESDITRVESLIMEFLDSLQDRYEQIIKPAELLGVQNLTTTEIVMRITAETLPMQHFAIAREMRRDLKDFLDQRGVEIPYPRMVMMQRSPEEMATAKNAKT; this is encoded by the coding sequence GTGAATGTTGAAAAAATAACACAGCGAATTTTAGATGTAATTTCAAATGAAGCAATGTGGATAGACTTAGCTGTTATTTTTCTGAAAGTAATATTGATTACAATAGCTGCAGTCGTCGCGGTGAAGGTGCTGCGTGTGCTGATCCGCAAAACTTTTTCGGTCCGGATTAAAGGCCCCTTGCTTTATAACGAGCGGCGCCAGCAAACATTATCGAAACTATTGTCGAATGTAGTGGCTTATGTCGTTTATTTCATCGCAGGTGTTTCGATCCTGTCAACGTTTACGATTGATATTACCGGGTTGATAGCCGGGGCAGGGGTTCTGGGGCTAGCCATCGGTTTTGGTGCTCAGAATTTAGTGCGGGATGTCATTACCGGGTTCTTTATTATTTTTGAAGATCAGTTTTCGGTAGGGGACTACGTCCGGATTGGAGCTGCAGAAGGCACGGTGGAAGAAATTGGCCTACGTACGACAAAAGTAAAAGCCTGGACTGGAGAATTGTTTATTTTCCCAAATGGCACGATAACCGATGTCGTAAACTTCTCAATCCATAATTCCATTGCGGTGGTAGACGTCAATATTTCCTATGAATCGGATATCACGCGCGTGGAGAGCTTAATCATGGAATTTCTGGATAGTTTACAGGATCGATATGAACAAATCATCAAGCCTGCAGAATTGCTGGGTGTTCAAAACTTGACAACGACTGAAATCGTTATGCGGATAACAGCAGAAACTTTGCCAATGCAGCATTTTGCGATAGCCAGAGAGATGCGTCGTGATTTGAAGGATTTTCTAGACCAACGGGGAGTTGAAATTCCTTACCCGCGCATGGTGATGATGCAGCGTTCTCCGGAAGAAATGGCTACAGCAAAAAATGCTAAAACTTAA
- a CDS encoding DUF554 domain-containing protein, translating into MVLFGTLINAILIIVGTIIGRALRNIPEKMKETVMYVIGLAVVVLGLQMGFESQNFVIVIISLVLGTVLGEWSNIDGKLNAFGHWIERMLGAKESKGSIAQGFVTATLIFVIGAMGIIGAMESGLSNEHGVLISKGIIDGFTSIVLASTLGFGVLLAAIPVFVYQGLIALFATQISLAIPDAALDMFIMEMSATGGVMIAAIGLNMMGVTKIRVANLLPGILVVGIVVTIIYKFNLM; encoded by the coding sequence GTGGTTCTCTTTGGGACGTTGATAAATGCGATTTTAATTATTGTGGGAACCATTATTGGAAGAGCACTCCGCAATATTCCTGAAAAGATGAAAGAGACGGTCATGTATGTAATTGGACTGGCAGTGGTTGTTCTTGGCTTGCAAATGGGATTTGAAAGCCAAAACTTTGTTATTGTCATTATCAGCTTAGTACTGGGAACGGTCTTAGGTGAATGGTCAAATATAGATGGAAAATTGAATGCGTTTGGTCATTGGATTGAGCGCATGCTTGGAGCAAAAGAAAGCAAAGGCAGCATTGCCCAAGGGTTTGTTACAGCTACTTTAATCTTTGTGATTGGCGCGATGGGGATTATTGGTGCCATGGAGAGCGGATTGAGCAATGAACATGGTGTCTTGATCTCTAAAGGGATTATTGATGGATTTACGTCCATCGTCTTAGCTTCCACACTTGGATTCGGGGTCCTGCTTGCTGCGATTCCAGTATTCGTTTATCAGGGGTTGATTGCCTTGTTTGCAACTCAAATCAGCCTGGCCATCCCTGATGCTGCGTTAGATATGTTCATCATGGAAATGAGTGCAACCGGCGGTGTCATGATTGCTGCAATTGGGTTGAATATGATGGGCGTAACGAAAATTAGAGTGGCGAACTTGTTGCCGGGTATATTGGTTGTCGGAATAGTGGTTACGATTATCTATAAATTCAATTTAATGTAA
- a CDS encoding ParB/RepB/Spo0J family partition protein — protein sequence MAKGLGKGINALFPGETVNEADKVNQINVGEIRTNPYQPRKIFDQAALEELAESIKEHGILQPIIVRKAGEKFELVVGERRFRAAKLIKLKEIPAIIKELTDQQMMELAILENLQREDLTPIEEAEAYQKLMEALNLTQEQLAFRLGKSRPHIANHVRLLTLPQNVRKLISEKELSMGHGRTLLGLRSKKMIPETAEKVVKENLNVRQLENLVQRLNEDVPRETIEKKKDIFIEEKQSELRDRFGTNVQIKKNKNKGKIEIEFFSEDDLERILELLS from the coding sequence AAGGCATTAATGCATTGTTTCCAGGCGAAACAGTCAATGAAGCGGATAAAGTGAACCAAATCAATGTCGGTGAAATTCGTACGAATCCTTATCAACCACGGAAAATATTCGATCAAGCTGCTCTAGAGGAATTGGCTGAGTCCATAAAAGAACATGGGATTCTGCAACCGATTATCGTTAGAAAAGCTGGTGAAAAATTCGAACTAGTCGTAGGAGAACGCCGTTTCCGTGCAGCTAAATTAATTAAACTAAAAGAAATTCCAGCGATTATCAAAGAGTTGACAGATCAGCAGATGATGGAACTTGCTATATTGGAAAACCTTCAACGGGAAGATTTGACGCCGATTGAAGAAGCAGAAGCTTATCAGAAACTGATGGAAGCGCTGAATTTGACTCAAGAACAGCTTGCTTTTCGCTTAGGGAAAAGCCGGCCACATATCGCCAACCATGTACGTCTTTTGACCTTGCCGCAAAATGTTCGCAAACTTATCTCGGAAAAGGAACTGTCGATGGGCCATGGCCGTACATTGCTAGGGCTAAGAAGCAAAAAAATGATTCCGGAGACAGCTGAAAAAGTGGTCAAAGAAAACTTAAATGTTCGTCAACTGGAGAATTTGGTGCAGCGCTTGAATGAAGATGTTCCACGTGAAACAATCGAGAAAAAGAAAGATATTTTTATAGAAGAAAAACAATCTGAACTTAGAGATCGCTTCGGCACAAATGTTCAAATTAAGAAAAACAAGAACAAAGGCAAGATAGAGATTGAGTTTTTCTCAGAAGATGATTTGGAACGGATTTTAGAATTGTTAAGCTGA